Part of the bacterium genome is shown below.
AGCGCCGCTACTTTAGGTATTCCAAGCAAGCAACAAACTGTAACGCTTACTCAATTCAGTTCCTGCCGTTTGTTAGACAACGCTTCGCGAGCCATTCAACGTTTGGCGCATCGGTTTTGCCCAAATGCAAAATCTGATGACGATTATTGTTATTTCTTGAACATACTATCAAAAATCTACAAGAAACATTTCTCTAAAATTTTCGATTAAAGGAGTAGGAGTCTTCTTTTCTCTAAATACTAGGAGTGGAATGGGCACAAGAAAGACAAAAAATGACGTATCGAAGCACCTCGGGGTCCAACAAAGCATAATCAGCGTACGAGGACAGAGGGTGATCATAGATGCCGATTTAGCGAAGCTCTATGGAACCAGCACCAAGCGGCTAAAGGAGCAGCTAAAAAGAAATTCAGATCGATTTCCAGAGGATTTTGTTTTCGAGTTAACCAAGGCGGAAACGTCAGAGGTGGTCGCAAAATGCGACCACCTTGAAAAACTGAAGTATTCAAGGGTATTGCCCCTAGCTTTTACCGAGCACGGAGCCGTTATGGCAGCGAATGTCTTGAATAGCCAGATAGCGATAAAGACGAGCATTATGGTCGTGCGAGCCTTCATTAGAGCTCGTGAAATCTTGGCCGAGCACTTGGAGTTAAAGAGACGCCTCGACAGACTTGAACAAAGAGTTGCCAAAGGGTTTCAGGATAATGAAGAGGAATTGCAAGCAATAAGATTCGCGATTCAACAACTTATGGAACCGCCGGAACCTAAAACCAAAAAGCCGTTGGGGTTCGGTCGAGAGAAGTAACGGTGTAAGCCAGCGGGCGCAGCGCCGCTGAGCTTGTTTGTTATATCCCCCAGTTACCTAAGAGTCGACAAAGTCCCACTCGAAATCCCACGGCATTTCGGACAGTAACTGCCTT
Proteins encoded:
- a CDS encoding ORF6N domain-containing protein, which translates into the protein MGTRKTKNDVSKHLGVQQSIISVRGQRVIIDADLAKLYGTSTKRLKEQLKRNSDRFPEDFVFELTKAETSEVVAKCDHLEKLKYSRVLPLAFTEHGAVMAANVLNSQIAIKTSIMVVRAFIRAREILAEHLELKRRLDRLEQRVAKGFQDNEEELQAIRFAIQQLMEPPEPKTKKPLGFGREK